Proteins found in one Balneola sp. genomic segment:
- a CDS encoding anti-sigma factor antagonist, with protein MSFKTSERYGSVVIEFKGNVMGGPDAVSLNEKLHELIDAGKTNIVVDLSKVKFMNSSGLGMLIGALTTMRKSGGDLRIANATDKIQSLLVVTKLITVFKHYNSVEEAVNSFNED; from the coding sequence ATGAGCTTTAAAACATCAGAACGCTACGGCAGTGTTGTTATCGAATTTAAAGGTAACGTAATGGGTGGACCCGACGCGGTTAGCCTCAACGAAAAACTTCATGAGCTTATCGACGCTGGTAAAACCAACATTGTGGTTGATCTGAGCAAGGTTAAATTCATGAATTCTTCTGGCCTTGGAATGTTAATCGGAGCATTAACCACTATGAGAAAATCAGGTGGTGATCTGCGTATCGCAAATGCGACCGATAAAATCCAAAGCTTGCTCGTAGTTACTAAGTTGATCACTGTCTTCAAACACTACAACTCTGTAGAAGAGGCTGTAAACTCGTTCAATGAAGACTAA